A single Actinomadura algeriensis DNA region contains:
- a CDS encoding ABC transporter permease, with the protein MTVQMDRGVTRNEDGWVERRPDPKQRSAADQARRDGVLRLLLGLVLPVGVLVAWEISARSGWIDARFFSQPSAVASKAGEDLRSGLLWSELRITIVRLVTGYVIGSLAGVLIGLLMSQVKILRWMLEPLIRALYVIPKLALLPLFLLLFGLGEVPKLVFISLGTFYIVAFTTLSAAMMIPTAFHEVSRSYGLSSGQRFRWVIVPAITPQIVSSLKLASGISMLLVIAVEFVNAHEGLGYYTWHAWQVFVPDRMYVGVVTISIVGVLFGGLVGLLGSRLSRWADGEYAQSR; encoded by the coding sequence GTGACCGTGCAGATGGACCGGGGCGTCACCCGGAACGAGGACGGCTGGGTCGAGCGCCGGCCCGATCCCAAGCAGCGGTCGGCGGCCGACCAGGCGAGGCGCGACGGCGTCCTGCGGCTCCTGCTCGGCCTCGTGCTCCCGGTCGGCGTGCTCGTCGCCTGGGAGATCTCGGCCAGGTCGGGTTGGATCGACGCCCGGTTCTTCAGCCAGCCGAGCGCGGTGGCGTCGAAGGCGGGGGAGGACCTGCGCAGCGGGCTGCTGTGGTCCGAGCTCAGGATCACCATCGTCCGGCTGGTGACCGGCTACGTCATCGGATCGCTGGCCGGCGTCCTCATCGGCCTGCTGATGAGCCAGGTGAAGATCCTGCGCTGGATGCTGGAGCCCCTGATCCGCGCGCTCTACGTCATCCCGAAGCTGGCGCTGCTGCCGCTGTTCCTGCTCCTGTTCGGGCTCGGCGAGGTGCCGAAGCTCGTCTTCATCTCCCTCGGCACGTTCTACATCGTCGCCTTCACGACGCTGTCGGCCGCGATGATGATCCCCACCGCGTTCCACGAGGTCTCGCGGTCCTACGGCCTGTCGTCCGGCCAGCGGTTCCGCTGGGTGATCGTCCCGGCGATCACGCCGCAGATCGTCTCCAGCCTCAAGCTCGCCTCGGGCATCTCCATGCTGCTCGTCATCGCCGTCGAGTTCGTCAACGCCCATGAGGGTCTCGGCTACTACACCTGGCACGCCTGGCAGGTCTTCGTGCCCGACCGGATGTACGTCGGCGTCGTGACCATCTCGATCGTCGGCGTCCTGTTCGGCGGACTGGTGGGCCTGCTCGGCTCCCGGCTGTCGCGCTGGGCGGACGGCGAGTACGCCCAGAGCCGCTGA
- a CDS encoding ABC transporter ATP-binding protein codes for MTEAVRSESPPTGDVAPNADKILIEGLSYRYRRRGREDVVALNDVDLTVGRGEFLSVAGPSGCGKSTLLRVLAGLQKPTGGVVRIHHEHQDRPLCAPVFQEYSIFPWRSVEANVRLGLDAAGVDRAEARRRSQEWIERVGLAGFEKALPGNLSGGMKQRVALARAFVVEPEILLMDEPFAALDAQLRKVLQEELLAIVREHSYTVFFVTHNLDEAILLSDRIALMSARPGRVRRVVDVPFARPRSAELRKDPQFVRLEEDLWADLKGEVETIKGAVQ; via the coding sequence ATGACCGAGGCCGTGCGCTCCGAGTCGCCCCCGACGGGCGACGTCGCGCCGAACGCCGACAAGATCCTCATCGAGGGGTTGTCCTACCGCTACCGCCGTCGCGGCCGGGAGGACGTCGTCGCCCTCAACGACGTCGATTTGACCGTCGGCCGCGGCGAGTTCCTCTCCGTCGCCGGGCCGTCGGGGTGCGGGAAGTCGACGCTGCTGCGGGTGCTCGCGGGACTGCAGAAGCCCACCGGCGGAGTCGTCCGGATCCATCACGAGCACCAGGACCGGCCGCTCTGCGCCCCGGTGTTCCAGGAGTACTCGATCTTCCCGTGGCGTTCGGTCGAGGCGAACGTGCGCCTGGGTCTGGACGCCGCCGGTGTGGACCGCGCCGAGGCGCGCCGCCGCTCCCAGGAGTGGATCGAGCGGGTCGGCCTCGCCGGGTTCGAGAAGGCGCTTCCCGGCAATCTGTCCGGCGGCATGAAGCAGCGCGTCGCCCTGGCGCGGGCGTTCGTCGTCGAGCCCGAGATCCTGCTGATGGACGAGCCGTTCGCCGCGCTCGACGCACAGCTGCGCAAGGTGCTCCAGGAGGAACTGCTTGCCATCGTCCGCGAGCACAGCTACACCGTCTTCTTCGTCACCCACAATCTCGACGAGGCGATCCTCCTCTCCGACCGGATCGCCCTGATGTCGGCCCGTCCGGGACGCGTGCGCCGCGTCGTCGACGTCCCGTTCGCGCGCCCGCGGTCGGCGGAGCTGAGGAAGGACCCGCAATTCGTGCGGCTGGAGGAGGACCTCTGGGCCGACCTGAAGGGCGAGGTCGAGACGATCAAGGGGGCCGTCCAGTGA
- a CDS encoding LLM class flavin-dependent oxidoreductase: MRLCANWLPLSPGLTREVAARCEAAGLWGIGIGDSPNYGELYSACTDALGATSSLVVSTSVTNPVTRHWSVHASAVRSLTAAHPGRFRLGFGRGDSAVHTFGLRPASLAGLEDFGRSVAESARAAGVAPFLLVAASGPATARSAGRVADGVIAGVGGDPAALGTIRERAQEARDAAAAPPEIWASMRIAIGRDDDEVRDLRRRLVPRAVSASHFAFASTFEGKNVPAEYADVLVERYATYDYGSHGRSGATSNATMFADRPDIEEYLLGRFAVVGRADECRARLEELSAHVDGVYLSLLFENALPQIDRIGAMLA, encoded by the coding sequence ATGCGTCTGTGCGCCAACTGGCTCCCGCTTTCCCCCGGCCTGACCCGGGAGGTGGCCGCCCGGTGCGAGGCGGCCGGCCTGTGGGGCATCGGGATCGGCGACTCCCCCAACTACGGGGAGCTGTACTCCGCCTGCACCGACGCGCTCGGCGCGACGTCCTCCCTGGTCGTGAGCACGAGCGTGACCAACCCCGTGACCCGGCACTGGTCGGTGCACGCCAGTGCCGTGCGGTCCCTGACCGCCGCCCATCCCGGACGGTTCCGCCTGGGGTTCGGCCGGGGCGACTCGGCCGTGCACACCTTCGGCCTCCGGCCCGCGTCCCTGGCCGGCCTCGAGGACTTCGGGCGCTCGGTGGCGGAGTCCGCGCGAGCGGCCGGCGTCGCCCCCTTCCTGCTCGTCGCGGCCAGCGGCCCCGCGACCGCGCGCAGCGCCGGGCGCGTCGCGGACGGCGTCATCGCCGGCGTCGGCGGCGATCCCGCCGCGCTCGGCACGATTCGCGAGCGCGCGCAGGAGGCCCGCGACGCGGCCGCCGCCCCGCCGGAGATCTGGGCCTCGATGCGGATCGCCATCGGACGGGACGACGACGAGGTGCGGGACCTGCGACGACGCCTCGTCCCGCGCGCGGTGAGCGCGTCGCACTTCGCCTTCGCGTCGACCTTCGAGGGCAAGAACGTGCCCGCCGAGTACGCCGACGTGCTGGTCGAGCGCTACGCGACCTACGACTACGGCTCGCACGGCCGCTCCGGGGCGACCTCGAACGCGACGATGTTCGCGGACCGGCCCGACATCGAGGAGTACCTGCTCGGCCGCTTCGCCGTCGTGGGCCGCGCGGACGAGTGCCGGGCCCGGCTGGAGGAGCTCTCGGCGCACGTCGACGGCGTCTACCTGTCACTGCTCTTCGAGAACGCCCTGCCCCAGATCGACCGCATCGGCGCGATGCTCGCATAG
- a CDS encoding enoyl-CoA hydratase/isomerase family protein, whose product MKQESSPGDEVRLAFEGPVATITIDRPAVRNAMDRDAWTVLAGHLEAVTRSDARVLVLAGAGGHFCAGADTSARRHADLHPLDRLGHVTAPLVALQELPIPVVAKVDGPAVGAGLSLALAADLVVATTRSRFGTAFARRGLSLDTGSSWLLPRVVGLQTAKRLAYLAETLDAEEARRLGLVTWLVPPGEVDAFTADLALRLAAAPPVAVRLDKELLGRSHERSFREAVAAENIAQVVNVGTDSPTAREAHARGERPVFTGRWRGRPVPSDQGDT is encoded by the coding sequence GTGAAGCAGGAGAGCAGTCCCGGCGACGAGGTGCGACTCGCCTTCGAGGGACCCGTGGCCACCATCACGATCGACCGCCCGGCCGTCCGCAACGCGATGGACCGGGACGCCTGGACCGTCCTGGCCGGCCACCTGGAAGCGGTCACCCGCTCGGACGCGCGCGTGCTGGTGCTCGCCGGAGCGGGCGGCCACTTCTGCGCGGGGGCCGACACCTCGGCGCGGCGGCACGCCGACCTCCACCCCCTGGACCGCCTCGGCCACGTCACCGCGCCGCTGGTCGCCCTCCAGGAGCTGCCGATTCCGGTCGTGGCGAAGGTCGACGGTCCCGCCGTGGGCGCCGGGCTGAGCCTGGCGCTGGCCGCCGACCTCGTCGTGGCCACCACCCGCTCCCGGTTCGGGACGGCGTTCGCGCGCCGCGGGCTGTCGCTCGACACCGGGTCGTCGTGGCTGCTGCCCCGCGTCGTCGGCCTGCAGACGGCCAAGCGGCTCGCCTACTTGGCCGAGACGCTCGACGCGGAGGAGGCCCGTCGGCTCGGCCTGGTGACCTGGCTCGTCCCGCCCGGCGAGGTCGACGCGTTCACCGCCGACCTGGCGCTGCGCCTCGCCGCGGCCCCGCCCGTCGCCGTCCGCCTCGACAAGGAGCTGCTCGGCCGCTCCCACGAGCGGTCGTTCCGGGAGGCCGTCGCGGCCGAGAACATCGCCCAGGTGGTCAACGTGGGGACCGACTCCCCGACTGCCCGGGAGGCGCACGCCCGGGGCGAACGTCCCGTCTTCACCGGCCGCTGGCGCGGCCGACCCGTCCCGAGCGACCAAGGAGACACGTGA
- a CDS encoding acyl-CoA dehydrogenase family protein: MSIYHAEHEAFRQSVRAFLAKEVVPHFPDWEAAGCVPHEIYQKLGDLGMLGLRVPVEYGGGGESGFRYSSVWSEECGRAGVSLGGAATHMNLVIPYILRQGTEEQKRRWLPDMAAGRRMGAIAMTEPGTGSDLAGIRTTARLEGDHWVLSGGKTFITGGINADLVIVVARTSEHADRRVGLSLLVVDANSEGFGRGRNLEKIGLKATDTAELFFDDVAVPAGHLLGEEGQAFRYLAHNLVQERLGIALGSQVSAEKALRITVSYVKDRTAFGKPVSSFQNTKFKLASCHVEVTAGRALLNRAMRAHEAGELTAAEASTVKVYCTEMQNRVIDRCLQLHGGYGFMREYEIGRMYTDSRISRIYGGTNEVQRVIIAKSLGL, encoded by the coding sequence ATGTCGATCTACCACGCGGAGCACGAGGCGTTCCGGCAGTCGGTGCGCGCCTTCCTCGCGAAGGAGGTCGTCCCGCACTTCCCCGACTGGGAGGCGGCCGGGTGCGTCCCGCACGAGATCTACCAGAAGCTGGGGGACCTCGGCATGCTCGGCCTCCGCGTCCCGGTGGAGTACGGCGGCGGCGGCGAGAGCGGCTTCCGCTACTCGTCGGTGTGGTCGGAGGAGTGCGGCCGGGCGGGGGTCTCGCTCGGCGGCGCGGCGACGCACATGAACCTCGTCATCCCCTACATCCTGCGGCAGGGGACCGAGGAGCAGAAGCGGCGCTGGCTGCCCGACATGGCCGCGGGACGCCGGATGGGCGCCATCGCGATGACCGAACCGGGCACCGGCTCCGACCTGGCCGGCATCCGCACCACGGCGCGGCTCGAAGGCGACCACTGGGTGCTGTCCGGCGGCAAGACGTTCATCACCGGCGGCATCAACGCCGACCTGGTGATCGTCGTGGCCCGCACCAGCGAGCACGCCGACCGGCGGGTGGGACTCTCCCTCCTCGTCGTCGACGCCAACAGCGAGGGCTTCGGCCGGGGACGCAACCTGGAGAAGATCGGGCTCAAGGCCACCGACACGGCCGAACTGTTCTTCGACGACGTCGCAGTCCCCGCCGGCCACCTCCTCGGCGAGGAGGGCCAGGCCTTCCGCTACCTCGCGCACAACCTGGTCCAGGAGCGGCTCGGCATCGCCCTCGGCTCCCAGGTGTCGGCCGAGAAGGCGCTGCGGATCACGGTCTCCTACGTCAAGGACCGCACGGCGTTCGGCAAGCCCGTGTCGTCCTTCCAGAACACGAAGTTCAAGCTCGCGTCCTGCCACGTGGAGGTGACCGCCGGGCGCGCCCTGCTCAACCGAGCCATGCGCGCCCACGAGGCCGGGGAGCTCACCGCCGCCGAGGCGTCCACGGTCAAGGTCTACTGCACCGAGATGCAGAACCGGGTGATCGACCGGTGCCTGCAGCTGCACGGCGGGTACGGGTTCATGCGGGAGTACGAGATCGGCCGCATGTACACCGACTCTCGCATCTCCCGCATCTACGGTGGCACCAACGAGGTCCAGCGCGTCATCATCGCCAAGTCGCTGGGACTGTAG
- a CDS encoding LysR family transcriptional regulator: MQQLRYFVAVAEARSISGAGTALDVTQSTVSQAVHALEKELGAVLFHRTGRGMTLTSAGHGLLGPARRILRETRQAEAAVSADPRRSAPRLDIAVLPPALNGPLAEVLAAFLRANPGTVVHVHELGSEQEAVDVLASGTAEIVATRLPLDIGRAGDRLATLPLGTYDVYVAHPPAAGEGGPAPARPGPPVGVTELHDVPLVLMPPRPILSAGMEALIEESGPQLVPRAVVGQQETRTAWMLEGIAATLLGARRAAEAARCGARFAPLRGVTGLTVGLAWDPRTASPVARLFAAAAYAAATRSPAAPAPPASAAPGGGPARPGGTPADPGI, encoded by the coding sequence CTGCAGCAGCTCCGCTACTTCGTCGCGGTCGCCGAGGCGCGGAGCATCAGCGGCGCGGGGACGGCCCTCGACGTCACCCAGTCGACCGTCTCCCAGGCGGTGCACGCGCTGGAGAAGGAGCTCGGCGCCGTCCTGTTCCACCGGACCGGCCGCGGCATGACACTGACCTCGGCCGGTCACGGCCTGCTCGGTCCCGCGCGCCGGATCCTGCGCGAGACCCGGCAGGCCGAGGCCGCGGTCTCCGCCGATCCGCGCCGATCCGCGCCGCGGCTCGACATCGCGGTGCTGCCACCGGCGCTCAACGGCCCGCTGGCCGAGGTCCTCGCGGCGTTCCTGCGGGCGAACCCCGGCACGGTCGTGCACGTCCACGAGCTCGGCTCGGAGCAGGAGGCCGTCGACGTGCTCGCCTCCGGCACGGCGGAGATCGTCGCGACCCGCCTCCCGCTCGACATCGGACGCGCCGGCGACCGGCTCGCGACGCTGCCGCTCGGCACGTACGACGTCTACGTCGCCCATCCCCCGGCGGCCGGGGAGGGAGGACCGGCCCCCGCCCGCCCCGGGCCGCCGGTCGGCGTCACCGAGCTGCACGACGTGCCGCTCGTCCTGATGCCCCCGCGTCCGATCCTGTCGGCCGGCATGGAGGCGTTGATCGAGGAGAGCGGCCCGCAACTCGTCCCGCGGGCGGTCGTCGGACAGCAGGAGACCCGCACCGCCTGGATGCTGGAGGGCATCGCGGCGACGCTGCTCGGTGCACGGCGGGCGGCGGAGGCGGCGCGGTGCGGAGCGCGGTTCGCCCCGTTGCGCGGGGTCACCGGTCTCACGGTCGGTCTGGCGTGGGATCCCCGGACGGCGTCGCCGGTGGCGCGCCTCTTCGCGGCCGCCGCGTACGCGGCGGCAACGCGATCTCCAGCAGCGCCCGCGCCGCCGGCGTCGGCGGCTCCGGGCGGCGGACCAGCCCGACCCGGCGGAACACCGGCGGATCCAGGGATCTGA
- a CDS encoding SDR family NAD(P)-dependent oxidoreductase: MSADHAPKTTPPPADGSCPGRVAIVTGAGRGLGAEYARRLARAGAAVVVNDLGVGLDGANDGTAPADEVVAEIRAAGGRAIASGHDVSSWKEAGQLVGLAVDTFGDLDVLVNNAGVLRDRTITRMTEAEWDSVIQVHLKGTFATTHHAANHWRERHREHPGRAGRLINTTSVSGLFGNAGQANYSAAKAGIAAMTITASLELGRYGVTANCVSPGAATRMTAALGGDPDDPSRSPGFPAAVVEWLASDRSDGVTGRVFLTSGKRVSVAEGWEHGTPAAPSEDLAELGATLHGLLAAARPNAAMRG, translated from the coding sequence ATGAGCGCCGACCACGCCCCGAAGACCACCCCGCCCCCCGCCGACGGATCCTGCCCCGGCCGGGTCGCCATCGTGACCGGCGCCGGTCGCGGCCTCGGCGCCGAGTACGCCCGCCGCCTCGCCCGCGCCGGCGCCGCCGTCGTCGTGAACGACCTGGGCGTCGGCCTCGACGGCGCGAACGACGGCACGGCGCCCGCCGACGAGGTGGTCGCCGAGATCCGCGCGGCCGGTGGGCGGGCCATCGCCAGCGGCCACGACGTCTCCTCCTGGAAGGAGGCCGGGCAGCTGGTCGGGCTGGCCGTCGACACCTTCGGCGACCTCGACGTCCTCGTCAACAACGCCGGGGTGCTGCGCGACAGGACGATCACCCGCATGACGGAGGCCGAGTGGGACTCGGTGATCCAGGTGCACCTCAAGGGCACCTTCGCCACCACCCACCACGCCGCGAACCACTGGCGCGAGCGCCACCGCGAGCACCCCGGGCGCGCGGGCCGCCTGATCAACACGACCTCCGTCTCCGGTCTCTTCGGCAACGCGGGCCAGGCCAACTACTCGGCCGCCAAGGCCGGCATCGCCGCCATGACGATCACCGCGTCCCTCGAACTGGGCCGGTACGGCGTCACCGCGAACTGCGTCTCGCCGGGCGCCGCGACCCGGATGACCGCCGCGCTCGGCGGCGACCCCGACGACCCGTCCCGCTCCCCCGGCTTCCCCGCCGCGGTGGTCGAGTGGCTCGCGTCGGACCGCTCCGACGGCGTGACCGGCCGGGTGTTCCTGACGTCCGGCAAGCGTGTGTCGGTGGCCGAAGGCTGGGAGCACGGCACCCCCGCCGCGCCGAGCGAAGACCTCGCCGAACTCGGCGCGACGCTGCACGGGCTTCTCGCGGCGGCCCGTCCCAACGCCGCCATGCGGGGCTGA
- a CDS encoding MaoC family dehydratase has translation MLDRTSVGARSAPHVRAWTPDDALLYSLALGAGSDQLDLVTENSEGVTQRMLPTYAALLAGGSRPLRDRLGDWPAHATVHGAQRVALPGPLPVGGEVEVVSTVARIADKGSGALLEIEATGTDRATGTEVFSALTSLFLRGQGWGEPTRGTERDPVPDREPDLVVEAPTDPGQALLYRLCGDRNPLHSDPAFAARAGFERPILHGLCTWGVTARVLLKELAAGGLADPLGRVASYSGRFRAPVVPGEQLTIRAWRTGPDAWAHTTSAGGRVVVDRGELVLRSEAAG, from the coding sequence ATGCTCGACCGCACTTCGGTGGGCGCCCGCTCGGCGCCGCACGTCCGGGCGTGGACGCCGGACGACGCGCTCCTCTACTCGCTGGCGCTGGGCGCCGGCTCCGACCAGCTCGATCTCGTCACCGAGAACTCCGAGGGCGTGACCCAGCGGATGCTGCCGACGTACGCCGCCCTGCTCGCGGGCGGCAGCAGACCGCTGCGCGATCGGCTCGGCGACTGGCCCGCCCACGCCACCGTCCATGGCGCGCAGCGCGTCGCCCTCCCCGGCCCGCTGCCGGTCGGCGGCGAGGTCGAGGTCGTCTCGACCGTGGCGCGCATCGCCGACAAGGGGTCGGGGGCGCTGCTGGAGATCGAGGCCACCGGCACGGACCGCGCCACGGGCACCGAGGTCTTCTCCGCGCTGACGTCGCTCTTCCTTCGGGGCCAGGGATGGGGCGAGCCGACGCGCGGCACGGAACGCGACCCGGTGCCGGACCGCGAACCCGACCTCGTCGTCGAGGCTCCGACGGACCCGGGCCAGGCGCTCCTCTACCGCCTGTGCGGCGACCGCAATCCCCTGCACAGCGACCCCGCGTTCGCCGCGCGCGCCGGATTCGAGCGGCCGATCCTGCACGGGTTGTGCACCTGGGGCGTCACCGCCCGCGTCCTGCTCAAGGAACTGGCCGCGGGCGGGCTGGCCGATCCGCTGGGCCGGGTGGCGTCGTACTCCGGACGGTTCCGGGCGCCGGTCGTCCCGGGCGAGCAGCTCACGATCCGTGCCTGGCGGACCGGGCCGGACGCCTGGGCGCACACGACGTCGGCCGGCGGGCGCGTCGTCGTCGACCGCGGCGAGCTGGTGCTGCGTTCGGAGGCGGCCGGATGA
- a CDS encoding Zn-ribbon domain-containing OB-fold protein, with amino-acid sequence MSGEPRPVPRPTPETLPYWEATRRRELVRHRCDGCGAGSQHPRAICACGSTDLTWTRCTGRGRLFSYVVVHRPEPVFADEAPFVLAIVELEEGVRMTTRIVDVPADPSALPLDMDVELRWLELGDVNLPVFAPARPEGS; translated from the coding sequence ATGAGCGGCGAGCCCAGGCCGGTCCCCCGGCCGACACCAGAGACGCTGCCCTACTGGGAGGCGACGCGACGCCGTGAGCTGGTCCGTCACCGCTGCGACGGCTGCGGTGCCGGGTCGCAGCACCCGCGAGCGATCTGCGCCTGCGGCTCGACGGACCTGACGTGGACCCGCTGCACCGGGCGGGGGCGATTGTTCTCCTACGTCGTGGTGCACCGTCCCGAGCCGGTCTTCGCCGACGAGGCCCCTTTCGTGCTGGCCATTGTGGAGCTCGAGGAAGGCGTGAGGATGACCACCCGCATCGTGGACGTGCCCGCCGACCCGTCCGCTCTCCCCCTCGACATGGACGTCGAGCTGCGCTGGCTCGAGCTCGGCGACGTGAACCTTCCGGTGTTCGCACCGGCCCGGCCGGAGGGATCGTGA
- a CDS encoding thiolase C-terminal domain-containing protein encodes MDAVIIGAAETDVLGRAPGRSVLGLNVEGGLRALADAGLETGQIDGVAGACSPHGVAHALGITPRWVDSTNVGGCSFLMHVRHAAAAIAAGHATRVLITHGESGRSRTGTVPRPRDPQSWTGQFEEPYGARPPYTRFTLPALRHLHDNGLDETALAQVVVAQRRWSSRVPRAGRRDLMTVDEVLAARPVAWPFTVPMVCMLTDGGGGLVVTAPEHATTEQLRRSVRVLGTGESSDPLLVAQAPDPAGDSAARRAADDAFAEARIARSEIGHVMVYDAFAHLPPIGLECLGLAPAGGAAEMIAAGETSPGGSLPLNTNGGGLAYTHTGMYGMFAIQEAVRQLRHEAAAQVPGVSTSAVLGYGGMFTASSVLVLARN; translated from the coding sequence ATGGACGCGGTCATCATCGGCGCGGCGGAGACGGACGTGCTCGGCCGCGCCCCCGGGCGGTCCGTGCTCGGGCTGAACGTCGAAGGGGGCCTGCGGGCACTCGCCGACGCCGGCCTGGAAACGGGTCAGATCGACGGTGTCGCCGGCGCCTGCTCCCCCCACGGCGTCGCCCACGCGCTCGGGATCACGCCCCGCTGGGTCGACTCCACCAATGTCGGCGGCTGTTCCTTCCTGATGCACGTGCGCCACGCCGCGGCGGCGATCGCGGCGGGGCACGCCACCCGCGTGCTGATCACCCACGGTGAGTCCGGCCGGTCGCGGACCGGCACCGTGCCGCGCCCGAGGGACCCGCAGTCGTGGACCGGCCAGTTCGAGGAGCCGTACGGGGCCAGGCCGCCGTACACCCGTTTCACCCTCCCCGCCCTGCGCCACCTCCACGACAACGGCCTCGACGAGACCGCCCTGGCGCAGGTCGTCGTCGCCCAGCGTCGCTGGTCCTCCCGGGTGCCGCGGGCCGGCCGGCGGGACCTGATGACCGTAGACGAGGTGCTGGCGGCACGGCCCGTCGCGTGGCCGTTCACCGTCCCGATGGTCTGCATGCTGACCGACGGCGGCGGCGGCCTGGTCGTCACCGCGCCCGAGCACGCCACGACGGAGCAGCTCCGGCGGTCCGTGCGGGTGCTCGGCACCGGCGAGAGCTCCGACCCCCTCCTGGTGGCGCAGGCGCCCGACCCGGCCGGCGACTCCGCGGCCCGGCGCGCCGCCGACGACGCCTTCGCGGAGGCGCGGATCGCGCGGTCCGAGATCGGCCACGTCATGGTGTACGACGCCTTCGCGCACCTGCCGCCGATCGGGCTGGAGTGCCTCGGCCTGGCACCGGCGGGCGGCGCGGCCGAGATGATCGCCGCCGGCGAGACGTCTCCGGGCGGCTCCCTTCCGCTCAACACCAACGGGGGCGGACTGGCCTACACCCACACCGGGATGTACGGAATGTTCGCCATCCAGGAGGCCGTCCGCCAGCTGCGCCACGAGGCCGCCGCCCAGGTGCCCGGCGTGAGCACGAGCGCCGTCCTCGGGTACGGCGGGATGTTCACGGCCTCGTCCGTCCTCGTCCTCGCCCGAAACTGA
- a CDS encoding AMP-binding protein, whose product MVRSFFEYADNDPARVAVVHTDGRRITYGEMRDDANRIGNFLWDRGLAPGDAVACLLPNSHRLMAVVRGVTQLPLYLTPVNWHLTAPEITYILRDAGAKVLFTADPFVELAERAAADAGLPAEAVVVLSPAPDDGASRPPCPVTAASATTPRDRGAGSRMLYTSGTTGRPKGVRRPLRGISPEEAAGAALARARRYGVDHEDGVFLGTAPMYHASPLAYADQALDIGHRVVLLERWNRERALEAIAEHGVTWLYLVPLMMQELVALPEDERAALRTGSIRSIVHTAAPCPPHVKQAMIDWLGPVLVELYGGTEGAATVVTSQEWLTHVGSVGRALPHVSLRILDDEGNEVPAGEVGTVYFKNEELSFVYLGDPEKTAVSRLDGHVTLGDLGRLDEDGYLYLSDRAADLIISGGVNIYPAEIEHALLELPGVTDACVVGRPDEKWGESVHAVVVVDRPGAHDEVAASLGAELRTRIAGYKIPRSWAFAEALPRSAAGKLLRREVRESAAAPAG is encoded by the coding sequence ATGGTGCGCAGCTTCTTCGAGTACGCCGACAACGACCCGGCCCGGGTCGCCGTCGTCCACACCGACGGCCGGCGGATCACCTACGGCGAGATGCGGGACGACGCCAACCGGATCGGCAACTTCCTCTGGGACCGCGGGCTCGCGCCCGGGGACGCCGTCGCCTGCCTCCTGCCGAACTCCCACCGGCTGATGGCGGTGGTCCGCGGGGTGACGCAGCTCCCGCTCTACCTGACTCCCGTCAACTGGCACCTGACGGCACCGGAGATCACCTACATCCTGCGCGACGCCGGGGCGAAGGTCCTGTTCACCGCCGATCCGTTCGTCGAGCTCGCCGAACGGGCCGCCGCCGACGCCGGGCTGCCGGCCGAGGCGGTCGTCGTCCTGTCTCCCGCACCGGATGACGGCGCGTCGCGCCCGCCCTGCCCCGTCACGGCGGCGTCCGCGACGACCCCGCGCGACCGGGGCGCCGGCAGCCGCATGCTCTATACCTCCGGCACGACCGGCCGCCCCAAGGGCGTGCGGCGCCCGCTGCGCGGCATCAGCCCGGAGGAGGCCGCCGGTGCGGCCCTGGCGAGGGCCCGCCGCTACGGCGTGGACCACGAGGACGGCGTGTTCCTCGGGACGGCCCCGATGTACCACGCCTCGCCGCTCGCCTACGCCGACCAGGCGCTCGACATCGGCCACCGGGTGGTGCTGCTCGAACGGTGGAACCGCGAGCGGGCGCTCGAGGCGATCGCCGAGCACGGCGTGACGTGGCTCTACCTCGTCCCGCTGATGATGCAGGAGCTCGTCGCCCTGCCCGAGGACGAACGCGCTGCGCTGCGGACGGGGAGCATCCGGTCCATCGTGCACACCGCCGCGCCGTGCCCCCCGCACGTCAAGCAGGCCATGATCGACTGGCTCGGCCCGGTGCTGGTCGAGTTGTACGGCGGCACCGAGGGGGCGGCCACGGTGGTCACGTCGCAGGAGTGGCTCACCCACGTCGGTAGCGTCGGGCGCGCGCTGCCCCACGTCAGCCTGCGGATCCTGGACGACGAGGGCAACGAGGTGCCCGCCGGCGAGGTCGGCACCGTGTACTTCAAGAACGAGGAGCTGTCCTTCGTCTACCTCGGCGATCCCGAGAAGACCGCCGTGTCCCGCCTGGACGGGCACGTCACGCTCGGCGACCTCGGCCGGCTCGACGAGGACGGCTATCTCTACCTCTCGGACCGGGCCGCGGACCTGATCATCAGCGGGGGCGTGAACATCTATCCCGCGGAGATCGAGCACGCGCTGCTGGAACTGCCGGGCGTGACCGACGCGTGCGTCGTCGGCCGGCCGGACGAGAAGTGGGGCGAGAGCGTGCACGCGGTCGTGGTCGTGGACCGTCCGGGTGCACATGACGAGGTCGCGGCGTCGCTGGGCGCCGAGCTCCGCACCCGTATCGCGGGCTACAAGATCCCGCGCAGCTGGGCGTTCGCGGAGGCGCTGCCGCGGTCGGCGGCGGGGAAGCTGCTGCGCCGCGAGGTACGGGAGAGCGCCGCGGCGCCGGCGGGGTGA